The genomic interval TGCACAAGGGCCTCCAGGGCTACAACGCACTTGCAGAGAGACCTCGTCTGAGTGAACTGCTCTTCACTGCTCCTTCCAAGGGGGTTACCTCTTCTTCTGCCAACAGGAATACCCCCAAGTCAGGCTGATCTAGACCTTAGTATTGTAAGACACAAAAGTGTCATGGAGAGAAGGAACTAAGAAATATGTAACTGAATATACACTTACTTTACAGGACTTACAGGAAAACGTGGGCATAACCACAGACACAAAATACCCCGTATGCAATGAGTAACTTCAGAAAGAATTATCTACATTCTTGAAGGGGATTCTGGACTTCATTAAGCACTATTAGAAAGGAACACccgttggttgctgtgagctgtgtgaggccacggcactctaccgagggccataaagtgagactctgtctctacaaaaaaaaaaaaaaaaagaaaggaacacccGAAACACAGGAATGTGGGATTGCATTACCTCCAGTTTATTTTAATGTGCTTGTTTACACACACGATCTGTGGCAAGAGCCCGTCTCTAAATACAATCTGGTACCCAGACTATGACAGATGCATGTGGAAAATGAGGCTTCAGTGAGTGAGCCTCAACATGGAGAGGCAAAAGCAGCATGCCCATGTTCAGGGATCACAGACCCCCCAAAGTCTCTTGGACAGCACCACACTTTTCAAAACAATCAATACAAGACTATTATTTTGTAAAAGAGGAGACCTAGACTCCAGATGGCACCCAGATGTTAGTTTCTCTGCTTTCCCTAGAGGAGCCAGGAAGTTCTAAAGGCCTTAGTCTATTAAAAAGGTGGCAGAGTGGTTACCACCTGCTAAGCTCATAGATTGGGCATTTTACATATATCATTGCCCTTGATCCTAACAGAATCGTATCTACTGTACAGGTCTGCCATGGTCATAAAGGTATGAGTGGTGCCAAGATATTATGCCAACCCACATCTCACATTTGCCTGAGCCCAGAGTCTTTCACTAACGCCACACTGTCTCTTATAGGGATTGAGAGCCCGCTCCCAAGGAAAAGGCCGATTGCGGAGCTCCAACAGGAGGCTCGGCAATCAACACTTTCCACGTAGCGTTAGTTCAATGCTGAGCTTGAATCAGACCCACATGAGAAGAACATCTGGAGATTTAAAGTGTGACAAAGGACTTCTGGAGACACACTGTGCCTATTCCCTTTTGGTGCTGAACATGAAACTTAGGAGCGATTTCAATCCCTTCAGCAAGCTCCCGCCATCCACCCCACCCTGATTCCCGCCCCCGGTTTGTGGATATAAACTCCACGtggcaaaaaaaaatcctcttgccGGACCTATCACTTCCTGCCAGTGCATCCAAAGCACCACAGGGACACTTCCAATACCTCATTGTCTGTGCTTCTGTCCCTTCGGATACAACATATCACGCCTCACACTGTTATCAATAAAGTTAACCTGAAGCTCAAtgggatataaaatattttaaatatatctttatgTTAAAAAAGGTACCATTGAGACTTACCCTCAACTCCTGACAACCTAAACTTGAGTCAATGCTTATCAGTAATGCTATTATCAGGCTTGACTGAGGAGAGAGGGCCATCAAagcagctatttatttatttattattctgagacagagtctcactctagtgccgtgggtagagtgctgtggcatcattaaagctcacagcaacctcaaactcctgggctcaagcaatccccttgcctcagtttttctactttcagtagaaacggggtcttgatCTTcttggttggtctcaaactcctgagctcaagcaatctgccttggcctcccagagtgctaggattacaggtgtgagccaccacacttggcctatcaaagcaactttaaaaatgattatcCAAACAGCAGGGTTGGTTTAAAAGGCTTAAGGAGATAgtctgggagaggagaggagcccTCTCACCGGAGTGTAGAACTATGCCTTtgaccaagcatggtggctcacgcctcgaATCTTAACTCTTggaaagcagaggcaggtggatagcctgagctcacaggtttgagaccagcctaagccagagtgagaccctgtctctaaaaagtagccaggacttgtggcaggcgcttgtagtcccagctgcttgggaggctgaagcaagagaatcacttgagcccaagagtttgaggttgctgtaagctatgctgccacggtactctaccaagggcaacaaagtgagactctgatccTTCACTCTCACAGCAAAGGCCACAGAATGACAAGGCTGGGAACTGAGGAGttttgaaagaggaaagaaaaagtgaactGATTTCTAGGCTCGATGAACAGAGCCACCTTTGGTTTGGTCTGGTTGATGAGGCAAGAAGAGGGAGGAACCAAAATCACGCCACCATTTATTAGTAATAAGGAGGATTTTGCAAACGGGTTGGCTTTTTGCCATCAGAGGGAGGCATTTGACTTCACTTCTGAATTATCATAATCTTGTCCAAAAGGTAAAAATGCCCTCAGCCACAGCAGAGTGATCAAGGCACCCAACACAGGACCCCGAAGCACCGTTCAGTCTGTATCACTCTTCTGTGGTCAGGAAAGTTTCAGTGCAAATATGtattttgcaaaattattttgACTTAGCTTAAAATTCATGAGGcttttattaaaatgactgctttctacttttattcttcaCAGAGAAAACAGCCCCATGAGGTGGAATTTAATACTATAAGGTCAGAGTTTGGTTTATAAAAAGTAACTTAGTGTTCTAGAAAaacaaacgaaacaaaacaacaacaacaccaccTTAGAACAATCTACATGTGCCAAAGTGCAGCACTGGAGTTGTCTGTTATTTTCAGGAGTTTTGTCAGCAAAGAACAAATGCCATAGTTGTTATTAAAACCATATAAAGTATTTgctcaaaatagaagaaaataaaagattgccTTATCGTTCTAAAAACCAACATATAATAACAGACAACAGACAGAAAAGATCATTGTTCATTTCCGTAAGAATCATCCCACAGAGGCAGGCACTGCCCTTTAACGGGCCTGTTTTGTGGCCATTTGTAATAGATAACATTCAAGGAATGaaacaaatactacaagagagtGTCCTTCAGGAGTTTGGTGTTTCAGACCCTTGCCAGAAATAAATGCTTATGCAAAATTGGTCAGAGAGAAAGGCTGTTAGACAACAGCATTAACAGCCATTAAACTTAAAAGGCAACTTGGATCAGGAAGAAAGTGCAGGAGAATCCTGAGGCCACACCACAGGAGCTTTCCTGATCCTGTCCTTTCCCTGAGCCTTAGCTCTCCCCTCTAGGGACCAAAGCCTTGTTCCAGATTAAGGTCAAGTCTTACCAGGAACAAAAAGTGCCTGACTGAGAGTGGTGGTGATTGTGACACAGATGATGTTGCCAAGAATAGCCTGGGGGCTAAAGCCCCCACTCCCCAGATTTCACCACAACCCAACCCGAACTGCCTGGTAAGCTTCCCCTCTAAAGTAGGATCAATAATTTAGCCAAATaactaaacaaaagaaatgataaagttaTCACTGTCCTCCCttttgtctctattttatttcttgtaactCTCTTGCTTCAAATTCAAACTAGAGCTCTGGGGAGGAAGTCCTGGGGAAAATGATTTCAGATACCAACACCCATATGTCCCATACCAGCCCAGCAAACCGAACAAGGTGCCAAACACTTTCTGGGACAAGTCGTGGAAATACACAGCTGTGCACAGAAACATCAACACCCAAATGCAAGTCAGGAAGCCCAGGGCGACGACCAGGGTGGTGATGACCGTGTGGAGGCAGTGGCTTCGGTCCATCTTCACCTCATGCAGCACAGACATCTCCTCCACAATCATGAGGGCACAGAAGGTCAGCAAGAAGGAGTGGCCTGAGATGTCAAAGCCGTGCCAAAAGCCTCCTTCCCCGTGGCACTGCTGCTTACTCTGGTACTCCTTTCTGACCCTCTCCAGAGCTGGCGAGTGGTAGCAGCTGCCTGTGTAGTGTTCGATGTTGGAGAAGAGGGCTGTGCAGACATACCAGATGGCCGTGCCCACGAGCAGGGTGCTCAACCGCCTCAGGACCAGGCCTGCTCTGCCTGTCAGGTGGTAGTTGGTGAGGGCAATGAAAGGCAGGAGAAGGCAGAACGTCCAGGCCCAGGCCATTTTGACAAAATACctgacagaggaggaaagtgGAAGTGAAGACAGGGAACACGGCAGAGGAGAAACAATGTCATGACTCAGGTTTCTAGCCTGCCAAgggagggaaaatgagaaaactcaATCAAAGCTGTAGATCACAACAACTATCACGTTCTTCACTTATTTCACTTCACTTACTAAGCACATCAAATGCATTAACGATTTAATCCTGTAACAATTCTATGAAGTAGGGACTGTTCtgaccctcattttacagataagaaaactgaggcatagagaagtgTCATGTCCAAAGTGGACGCGATTAAGGGGTgaagctgggattcaaatccagggtCTGTGGTCTTAAGCACTATGTTATTTACTCAGGAAAGTATTACTAAATGTCGTGAGTTTTCACACACATTTACTTCCTCATAGAACACTATAGTGACCCTGGGAGGGAGGTCACCCTGTCCCATTTCATAGACAAGGAATCTGAGGCCCAGAACAGTTCAGTACCTTGCTCAGGGTCACGCTCACACAACCAACAAGCACAGTTTAAACCACATTTTGGATGGCCCCAAAGCCTATGCTGTCTCTACCATACCATGGTTTTTTCCTAAATGGTACAAAGTCTTGGAACAAAGAGCTTTACTTCAAGTCAAAAAAttcaggttcaaatcctgactctgacTTAACCTGTTACTATACCTTTCCAGGCCTCGGTTTCCTgaacgatttttttttcttttgagatagtctcactctgttgccccaggctagagtgccctggcgtcatagcccacagcaacctcaaactcttagactcaagtgatcctcagcctccatgagtagctgggactacaagcatgtgccactcAATCCAGCTAgtttgttctgtatttttttttagtagagatggggtctcactcttgctcaggctggtcttgaactcctgagctcaagcaatccacccacctcagcctccccagtgctaggattacaggcatgagccacaacacccagccaaaccagatgatttttaaatcatttccagaTCCAATGATCTACTAGTTCCCTTACATTAATTAGCACAGAGGTTTGAACAAAACACCAGAATCCATGGCTACCCCCAAACAGCAGGGACTTGTCTGCCAGGCTGCTTGGCTGTGCACTGCTGCTTACTCTGGTAAGCAGCTGCCTTGTCTGCCTCCTGTGCTCATGAAGGGTGGTGACCTGGGGACCAGCTGCAGTAAACACACGGCCCAAGATGTGGGGCCACCACCACTTTCACACTCTATTCTTAGCCCAGCCTCTCACAATGGGTGAGGAAGGAACATCAGCCAGGAACAGAAGGACTCTTTCTTGGGTTCCAGTAGTTTGTCAGGCACCACCCAAGTGCTTGTCACTAAAACATTCACTGGGACTGATAAGGAAGATACTGCCCCAGCCAAGACCTATCAGGCATTTGACCAAGCTGCCTGGGAGAGAAACCAAGTTTTTAAGTAGATAACCAAAGTTGGGCCGAGTTTCAAAAGATGCTGGAGACACTAATTCAGCAGAAAAATTAGGCTCACATCAAAGGACCAGTTTTACctttcagagtttctcttttttaCCGCAAGTGTTTCCATGCaatgaacttttttaaaaaagaaaaggagtgggTGGAATTAAGGAGATGTTTCAAAGAGCCCAGCTGGCAATGCTTTTCTGGGCCACTGCCATGCACTCAGggtggctgagaagtccaaggacCAAGGAGATCCAGGGGAAAGGTCATAGACTGAGGGTTCCACTCCTCTGTGAGTATCTGGGAGTGGGGGCCTCTCTGTCACAGGTTGGGGCAAAGTTCTCAAAGAGGGGAGGAAATCTTTCACAGATGGTGATGGGATTCTGTCACAAGCTGGGGTTGGGGGAATCTTACACAGGAAGGCACAAGGGAGGTGACATCTGCCA from Nycticebus coucang isolate mNycCou1 chromosome 21, mNycCou1.pri, whole genome shotgun sequence carries:
- the FITM2 gene encoding acyl-coenzyme A diphosphatase FITM2, encoding MEHLERCAWFLRGTLVRAAVRRYLPWALVASMLGGSLLKELSPLPESYLSNKRNVLNVYFVKMAWAWTFCLLLPFIALTNYHLTGRAGLVLRRLSTLLVGTAIWYVCTALFSNIEHYTGSCYHSPALERVRKEYQSKQQCHGEGGFWHGFDISGHSFLLTFCALMIVEEMSVLHEVKMDRSHCLHTVITTLVVALGFLTCIWVLMFLCTAVYFHDLSQKVFGTLFGLLGWYGTYGCWYLKSFSPGLPPQSSSLNLKQESYKK